Proteins found in one Paenibacillus borealis genomic segment:
- a CDS encoding sulfurtransferase produces MDATVTKRWLLARLYEPEQIIVDCRFTLGKPQAGRDSYEEEHIPGAVYLDLELDLSSPVGGHGGRHPLPDPEVLAARLSKLGIGNDSRIVAYDDESGMNAARLWWLLRYLGHEQVFILEGGFSQWKAEKYPVTNHQPVRVPSTFEANVQPQMLVDVHKVQQISANMEPSASPTGLSSVLIDSRARERFLGQEETLDKRAGHIPGAFNFFWKETQNADGSFKNAEELQEHFSELDQDAEIIVYCGSGVTACPNVLALEKAGFKNVRLYAGSWSDWISYEENPVATGEE; encoded by the coding sequence ATGGACGCTACCGTAACCAAACGCTGGCTGCTCGCCAGACTCTACGAGCCGGAGCAGATCATCGTAGACTGCCGCTTCACACTGGGCAAACCTCAGGCCGGCAGAGATAGTTATGAAGAGGAGCATATTCCGGGAGCAGTCTATCTGGACCTGGAGCTGGATCTGTCATCTCCGGTTGGCGGACACGGAGGCCGTCATCCCCTGCCTGATCCTGAGGTGCTGGCGGCGCGGCTCAGCAAGCTTGGAATCGGCAACGATTCACGTATTGTCGCCTACGACGATGAGAGCGGCATGAACGCTGCACGCTTGTGGTGGCTGCTGCGTTACCTCGGGCATGAACAGGTATTCATATTGGAAGGCGGCTTCAGCCAGTGGAAAGCCGAGAAATATCCGGTGACGAATCATCAGCCGGTCCGGGTACCTAGTACATTTGAGGCCAATGTTCAGCCGCAGATGCTCGTTGACGTCCACAAGGTACAACAGATATCTGCTAATATGGAGCCTTCGGCTTCTCCAACCGGCCTATCTTCAGTCCTCATCGATTCCCGCGCCCGTGAACGCTTCCTGGGGCAGGAAGAGACCTTGGACAAGCGAGCCGGACATATTCCCGGTGCGTTCAACTTCTTCTGGAAAGAAACGCAGAATGCCGACGGCAGCTTTAAGAACGCTGAGGAATTGCAGGAGCATTTCTCCGAGCTGGACCAAGACGCTGAGATCATCGTCTACTGCGGCTCCGGCGTAACCGCCTGCCCGAATGTGCTGGCGCTGGAGAAGGCTGGGTTCAAGAATGTGCGGCTGTATGCAGGTAGCTGGAGTGACTGGATTAGCTATGAGGAGAATCCGGTGGCTACCGGAGAAGAGTAA
- a CDS encoding phosphotransferase enzyme family protein codes for MVSQAWPEWNGTLRKRSGGWNNTTYFVDKETRRAVLRIYDTHRDRNKIEFEHAVLQKLAALDLPFKIPVPILTSTGETMVQLKEGDGKYSCLFGYIEGESPAEQDSGFYESFGEAAGTLSAVLADVKPENPAVYRPYYELGQSYPLCTREALRGLLLNPPEPLQDLLPELKVLVEAYEGVADSLEQLEGLPHQLIHGDLNASNLLVDAEDAAQVTALLDFEFCTWDVRAMEAAVILSGMLCHEEEEQIIRDFWRGFSRKIILTTEELTAIPTLILLRKVDVFLHFVTRYWKGIDDVKVLQEQIAVLAADVIQMSGGKL; via the coding sequence ATTGTAAGCCAAGCCTGGCCGGAGTGGAACGGGACATTAAGGAAGCGGAGCGGAGGCTGGAATAACACCACCTACTTTGTTGACAAGGAAACCCGCCGCGCTGTGCTGCGGATTTATGATACACATAGAGACCGGAATAAAATAGAGTTCGAGCATGCCGTGCTGCAAAAGCTGGCTGCACTGGATTTGCCGTTTAAAATTCCTGTTCCTATTCTTACCTCCACGGGGGAGACGATGGTTCAGCTTAAAGAGGGTGACGGGAAGTATTCCTGCCTGTTCGGCTATATTGAAGGTGAATCTCCGGCTGAACAGGATTCGGGCTTCTATGAGTCGTTCGGTGAGGCGGCCGGGACCTTATCTGCTGTGCTGGCTGATGTGAAGCCGGAGAACCCTGCTGTGTACAGGCCATACTATGAGCTGGGGCAGTCGTATCCGCTGTGCACCCGGGAAGCACTCCGCGGTCTGTTGTTGAATCCGCCTGAACCTCTCCAGGATCTGCTGCCGGAACTGAAAGTGCTGGTTGAGGCTTATGAGGGTGTGGCAGATTCACTGGAGCAACTGGAGGGATTACCTCATCAGCTGATACATGGCGATCTAAATGCCTCCAATCTGCTGGTGGATGCGGAGGATGCTGCGCAAGTGACAGCGCTCCTTGATTTTGAGTTCTGCACCTGGGATGTGCGGGCCATGGAGGCTGCAGTTATTCTGTCCGGGATGCTGTGCCATGAAGAGGAAGAGCAGATTATCCGTGATTTCTGGCGGGGCTTCAGCCGCAAGATCATACTTACCACGGAAGAATTAACAGCGATTCCCACGCTGATCCTGCTGCGTAAGGTCGATGTCTTTCTTCATTTTGTCACCCGTTACTGGAAAGGAATTGATGATGTGAAAGTGCTGCAGGAGCAGATCGCAGTGCTTGCGGCAGATGTGATTCAAATGTCAGGCGGGAAGCTGTAG
- a CDS encoding ABC transporter ATP-binding protein: protein MNTSTRNQGLSGPVKEQTVLEMQGVSKVIKGKAIVDNLSFDIQRGEIIGLLGPNGAGKTTTIRMMTGLIRMSGGDVLVHGHSIQKDFKRAISQIGAIIENPEFYPHMSGYDNLKQYLRMSDGAGESRIDEVVELVGLQEAMNKKVKAYSLGMRQRLGIAQALLHSPKLLILDEPTNGLDPAGIREMRDYMRKIAEVEGIAILISSHMLAEIEQICHRAVVIQNGKLVTVTRIAEAAEARSEVSLTIRVDKVEQARTVAGELQGVQVTGTDEAHSELHVSLPDGTVPELVAALSEAKVGVYRITENKQSLEDDFLKWTGGNRIA from the coding sequence ATGAATACGTCCACTCGTAATCAAGGGCTGTCAGGCCCCGTAAAGGAACAAACTGTATTGGAAATGCAAGGCGTCAGTAAAGTGATTAAAGGGAAAGCGATAGTAGATAACCTGAGCTTCGATATCCAAAGAGGGGAAATTATCGGACTGCTGGGTCCGAACGGTGCTGGTAAAACGACCACCATCCGCATGATGACCGGACTCATCCGTATGAGCGGAGGGGATGTTCTCGTTCATGGGCACAGTATACAGAAGGACTTCAAGCGGGCCATCTCGCAGATCGGAGCAATCATCGAGAATCCGGAATTTTATCCCCATATGTCCGGTTATGACAATCTGAAGCAGTATCTGCGGATGAGTGACGGGGCCGGTGAATCGCGGATTGATGAGGTTGTGGAGCTGGTTGGACTGCAGGAAGCGATGAACAAGAAGGTAAAAGCATATTCGCTGGGCATGCGCCAGCGTCTGGGTATCGCCCAGGCCCTGCTGCATTCGCCGAAGCTGCTCATTCTGGATGAACCGACCAACGGGCTGGACCCCGCTGGTATCCGGGAGATGCGCGATTATATGCGCAAGATTGCTGAGGTGGAGGGCATTGCGATTCTAATCTCCAGCCATATGCTGGCCGAGATCGAACAGATCTGCCACCGGGCGGTCGTAATTCAGAACGGCAAGCTCGTTACGGTTACCCGGATTGCAGAAGCGGCGGAAGCTCGGAGTGAAGTATCACTTACTATTCGGGTAGATAAGGTGGAGCAAGCGCGTACTGTCGCCGGAGAACTACAGGGTGTACAGGTTACCGGGACAGATGAAGCTCATTCCGAGCTGCATGTAAGTCTGCCGGATGGGACCGTTCCAGAGCTGGTGGCTGCACTCAGTGAAGCCAAAGTTGGGGTTTACCGGATTACAGAGAATAAACAAAGCCTGGAAGATGATTTCCTGAAATGGACAGGGGGGAACCGCATTGCGTAA
- a CDS encoding ABC transporter permease codes for MRKFNQLVLNEWLKISKKRSFIIPYALLVLMVFVIGYIVHTVAAADTYASAAEFTADSLLPTGIGQVLVILVIVGIAGIVSKEYSQGTIKFLLIRARSRTAILASKYVTVLLYSLSMLMAATIALFVSGMIFFGLSGGDAGINEILTSLLYSTVYCIVYATIGFMLGILTKSTGVTIGATIFATTIDKIIIYRDFYKYFLFPNLNLAAYKDGGAPMPGMTLNFSIVLLCIYMVLFLFAGFAVFRRRDVA; via the coding sequence TTGCGTAAATTTAATCAACTCGTACTGAATGAATGGCTCAAAATTTCGAAGAAACGCAGCTTTATTATTCCGTATGCCCTATTAGTGCTGATGGTATTTGTAATAGGTTATATTGTGCATACAGTGGCTGCGGCAGATACGTACGCCTCCGCAGCAGAATTCACAGCAGACTCACTGCTTCCTACGGGAATTGGCCAGGTGCTGGTGATTCTCGTCATTGTAGGTATAGCTGGGATTGTATCCAAAGAATATAGTCAGGGGACGATCAAATTTCTGCTGATCCGGGCCCGCAGCCGGACAGCGATACTGGCCTCGAAATATGTAACCGTACTGCTCTATTCGCTTAGTATGCTGATGGCTGCAACGATAGCGCTGTTTGTCTCAGGAATGATCTTCTTTGGCCTCAGCGGAGGGGATGCAGGAATCAATGAAATTCTTACTTCACTTCTGTACTCCACCGTATACTGCATCGTGTATGCCACAATCGGATTTATGCTCGGGATACTGACCAAATCAACGGGGGTAACGATCGGTGCGACAATCTTTGCCACTACCATAGATAAAATCATCATTTACCGTGATTTCTACAAATACTTCCTGTTCCCCAACCTTAATCTTGCAGCTTATAAAGACGGTGGCGCGCCTATGCCGGGAATGACATTGAACTTCTCCATTGTGCTGCTGTGCATATACATGGTGCTCTTCCTGTTCGCAGGATTTGCGGTCTTCAGACGCAGGGATGTTGCTTGA
- a CDS encoding GntR family transcriptional regulator — MVIEFDNNQPIYLQIMNYIKGEIITGKLKPGDKIPSVRELAAELQINPNTVQRTFQELERETIVETRRGMGRYVTGREETILSIKKEMAQDVLDRFIRGMQELGFQGEDILAAVAENIHQRGQE; from the coding sequence ATGGTTATCGAATTCGATAACAACCAGCCGATTTATCTCCAGATCATGAACTACATCAAAGGGGAGATCATTACAGGGAAGCTGAAGCCCGGTGATAAAATCCCCTCCGTGCGTGAATTGGCCGCTGAACTGCAGATTAACCCGAATACGGTACAAAGAACCTTTCAGGAACTGGAGCGTGAGACAATCGTGGAGACCCGCCGCGGCATGGGCAGATATGTCACCGGAAGAGAAGAGACGATTCTGAGCATCAAGAAGGAAATGGCGCAGGATGTGCTGGACCGCTTTATCCGGGGCATGCAGGAGCTCGGCTTCCAGGGGGAAGACATTCTGGCGGCAGTAGCGGAGAATATACATCAGCGTGGCCAAGAATAG
- a CDS encoding ABC transporter ATP-binding protein: protein MEELLQVQGVTKKFGSKQALANVSFALGTGRITGLLGSNGSGKSTIMKLIAGLARPNSGSISVLGVPVGVESKALVSFMPDVPVTESWMNVGDALKFQRDFYPDFDQAKALRMLDFMKLRVQDKVRTLSKGMNERLQLTLALSRRARLYMLDEPIGGVDPVARTKILNALMEFYEEDSSILISTHLVNDIERIFDEVIFLKNGEIVLQREVEELRLERGKSIDELFREVFAEC from the coding sequence GTGGAAGAGTTACTTCAAGTACAGGGTGTGACCAAGAAGTTCGGCTCCAAACAAGCGCTGGCTAATGTCTCCTTTGCACTGGGAACAGGCCGGATTACTGGACTTCTAGGCAGCAATGGCAGCGGCAAAAGCACAATTATGAAACTGATCGCCGGACTGGCCCGGCCCAATTCAGGCAGCATTTCAGTCCTCGGTGTTCCCGTAGGGGTCGAGAGCAAGGCACTTGTGTCCTTCATGCCGGATGTGCCGGTTACGGAGTCCTGGATGAACGTGGGCGATGCGCTGAAATTCCAGCGGGACTTCTACCCGGACTTCGATCAGGCCAAAGCACTGAGAATGCTGGATTTCATGAAACTCAGAGTGCAGGATAAGGTCCGGACGTTATCCAAAGGAATGAATGAACGTCTGCAGCTCACACTTGCGTTGTCGCGCCGGGCCAGACTCTACATGCTGGATGAGCCCATCGGCGGTGTCGACCCCGTAGCGCGAACCAAGATTCTCAATGCGCTTATGGAATTCTATGAGGAAGACAGCAGCATTCTGATCTCTACACACCTGGTGAACGATATCGAACGGATTTTTGACGAGGTTATTTTCTTGAAAAACGGGGAAATCGTTCTCCAGCGTGAAGTGGAAGAGCTCAGACTGGAGCGGGGGAAAAGTATAGATGAGCTGTTCAGAGAGGTGTTTGCCGAATGCTGA
- a CDS encoding PilZ domain-containing protein → MMDDSSRKEPFRYVMNQPIDCWLEIPASNSGPGAGKLTEGILLDLSRSGCKVRTSLNLRFTAGDTKLIIHFQLAEEKLQFEGSVRWGWMFGLGQFQYGVRLDLSETEEELLLRELEIWTNSRRAQGL, encoded by the coding sequence ATGATGGATGACTCCAGCAGAAAAGAACCGTTCCGTTATGTGATGAACCAGCCCATCGATTGCTGGCTTGAAATCCCTGCCAGCAATTCCGGGCCTGGAGCCGGAAAATTGACTGAAGGCATCCTGCTTGACCTGAGCCGTTCCGGCTGTAAGGTGCGTACTTCTCTGAACCTCCGCTTCACTGCAGGTGATACGAAGCTGATTATACATTTCCAGCTGGCGGAAGAGAAGCTTCAATTTGAAGGAAGTGTGCGCTGGGGCTGGATGTTCGGCCTTGGGCAGTTCCAGTACGGGGTAAGGCTTGATCTGTCGGAAACTGAGGAAGAACTGCTGCTGCGGGAGCTTGAGATCTGGACCAATAGCAGAAGAGCTCAAGGATTGTAA
- a CDS encoding pentapeptide repeat-containing protein has translation MYLYYNETFQNHNFDYAAMQDGEMNGCTFERCSFRGASMEEMTSISCRFVDCDFTGALLNASLHRDGAFTNCKFTGANLFVAKFENCKMIGSDFANAYMDGITLNGGDWAYTNLRHLNLSRQDLRGIRFAEADMQGCNLQKADLRGADLSRVQLAQCQLAGADLRDARLEGIDLKSLDLKGVRLDVEQAVLLARSMGAKVG, from the coding sequence ATGTATCTATACTACAATGAAACTTTTCAGAATCATAATTTTGATTATGCTGCTATGCAGGATGGAGAAATGAACGGTTGTACATTTGAGCGCTGCTCTTTCAGAGGGGCTTCCATGGAAGAAATGACCTCCATCAGCTGCCGTTTTGTGGACTGTGATTTCACCGGTGCACTGCTGAATGCCTCGCTGCATAGGGACGGGGCTTTTACCAATTGCAAGTTTACCGGAGCGAATCTGTTTGTGGCGAAGTTCGAGAACTGCAAGATGATCGGTTCCGATTTCGCGAATGCCTATATGGATGGGATTACCCTCAACGGTGGGGACTGGGCATATACGAATCTGCGCCATCTGAATCTCAGCAGGCAGGATTTGCGGGGCATCCGGTTCGCCGAGGCGGATATGCAGGGCTGTAATTTGCAAAAAGCGGATCTGCGCGGTGCAGACTTAAGCCGTGTACAGCTTGCGCAGTGCCAGCTTGCAGGAGCAGATCTGCGTGATGCCAGGCTGGAAGGGATTGACCTGAAGAGTCTTGATCTCAAAGGGGTACGGCTGGATGTGGAGCAGGCAGTATTGCTGGCACGTTCGATGGGAGCCAAGGTGGGATAA
- a CDS encoding sensor domain-containing diguanylate cyclase, producing the protein MSLNLRTLFSTAFAVIIILLTALLSYVIGNRSTQSVEVSIGSSLAEEAYQMSEKLDHFMWSRSGEVEVLSKLDAFQEPVDASEVSGLLDQLKKSLPVFTWVGFLDNKGNVLSSTDHILQGTNISQRPVFQEGLKGTFIGDVHDAVLLSKLLPNPSGEALQFVDVSVPVTGKQGQINGVLAAHLSWEWSREVEASIVTPLKERLKGVEVFVVSRKDDTILLGPKALVGKRMPNEVLQKARSGNSSWIIEQEQNQDSYLTGYAYGDGYMNYPGLGWSVIIRQPAEIAFASVHQLERFILISGLITAAVFAIIGWLLAGWISRPLGDITRTADLLSSGADVEIPSSTRFKDVAILSESLRNLVNNLTKTESKLSYMSDMALHDKLTGLPNRAALDEFLAHAVSKAKQNRTTLSFLYLDLDGFKKVNDTFGHAIGDALLQEIAFRLMDCTRDNEIVARLGGDEFVIILNTSAGKPMQEAEIVASRIISKINLPIMIRGEDLHVGCSVGAAVWTPDGGSDTIETLRLADEALYISKRSGKNRITFEAAS; encoded by the coding sequence ATGTCTTTAAATCTGCGTACGTTATTTTCAACTGCTTTTGCGGTCATTATCATTCTGTTAACGGCATTGCTCAGCTATGTTATCGGCAACCGGTCTACTCAGTCTGTTGAAGTCAGCATTGGCAGCTCCCTGGCTGAAGAAGCCTACCAAATGTCCGAGAAGCTTGACCATTTCATGTGGTCACGCTCCGGGGAAGTTGAGGTGCTCAGCAAGCTTGATGCTTTTCAGGAGCCGGTTGATGCGTCAGAAGTCAGCGGATTGCTTGATCAGCTGAAGAAGAGTCTGCCGGTATTCACCTGGGTGGGTTTTCTCGATAATAAGGGGAATGTCCTTTCTTCCACAGATCATATTCTGCAGGGCACGAACATCAGTCAGAGGCCGGTATTTCAGGAAGGCCTGAAGGGAACCTTCATCGGGGATGTCCATGATGCGGTGCTGCTCTCCAAGCTGCTTCCCAATCCTTCCGGCGAAGCATTGCAGTTTGTTGATGTGAGTGTGCCGGTTACTGGCAAGCAAGGCCAGATAAACGGTGTACTGGCAGCACATCTCAGCTGGGAATGGTCGCGTGAAGTCGAGGCTTCCATTGTGACTCCGCTCAAGGAGCGCCTGAAAGGTGTAGAAGTGTTCGTAGTCAGCAGGAAAGATGACACGATCCTCCTGGGTCCCAAAGCACTTGTCGGCAAAAGAATGCCAAATGAAGTGCTGCAGAAAGCCCGCAGCGGTAATAGTTCATGGATTATTGAACAGGAGCAGAATCAGGACTCCTATTTGACTGGATATGCATATGGGGACGGCTATATGAATTATCCGGGTCTGGGCTGGTCGGTCATTATCCGTCAGCCGGCGGAAATTGCTTTTGCCTCGGTACATCAGCTTGAACGCTTTATTCTGATCAGCGGACTGATCACAGCAGCTGTCTTTGCGATTATCGGCTGGCTGCTGGCCGGATGGATCAGCCGCCCGCTGGGGGATATTACCCGGACGGCCGATCTGCTCAGCTCAGGGGCCGATGTGGAGATTCCATCCTCAACCCGGTTTAAAGATGTAGCGATTCTGTCTGAGTCACTGCGTAACCTGGTGAATAATCTGACTAAGACAGAGAGCAAGCTGAGCTATATGTCGGATATGGCGTTGCATGACAAGCTTACGGGCTTGCCCAACCGGGCTGCGCTGGATGAATTTCTGGCCCATGCAGTCAGCAAAGCCAAGCAGAATCGCACGACGCTTAGTTTCTTATACCTTGATTTGGACGGATTCAAAAAAGTGAATGATACCTTCGGACATGCGATCGGCGACGCATTGCTGCAGGAGATAGCCTTCAGGCTGATGGACTGTACACGCGACAATGAAATCGTAGCCCGGCTGGGCGGGGATGAGTTCGTCATTATTCTTAATACTTCTGCAGGTAAACCTATGCAGGAGGCGGAAATTGTGGCTTCACGAATCATCAGTAAAATCAATCTGCCCATTATGATCAGAGGCGAAGATCTGCATGTCGGGTGTAGTGTAGGCGCTGCTGTATGGACGCCCGATGGGGGCAGTGATACTATCGAGACTCTGAGGCTGGCGGATGAAGCGTTATACATCTCCAAACGCAGCGGAAAGAACCGGATTACTTTTGAAGCGGCTTCCTGA
- a CDS encoding glycoside hydrolase family 73 protein, whose translation MSDSEFISRMVSFAVADMQRSHIAASLTIAQAALESGWGNSSLTLKANNLFGIKGSGPAGSLSIRTTEYRNGQAVQVSALFRAYNNWGESVADHSALIAQGVSWNRALYSKVIGVDGKSAAREIAAAGYATDPNYASKLIQIMDAYNLYQYDELKEDEEMSAEDKQRLASLETELQEMRVLLAGLTVSRDTLKTGVLEQGQVIKGVTERLAVIEGRAVVSIPAWAEPAVQAAVAAGLLDTPTGGSYDFYRILTVLNRAGLLVTRKEV comes from the coding sequence ATGTCGGATTCTGAGTTTATCTCCCGAATGGTATCCTTTGCCGTGGCTGATATGCAGCGCAGCCATATTGCGGCTTCCCTGACGATTGCACAGGCCGCGCTGGAATCCGGCTGGGGGAACAGCAGCTTGACCTTGAAGGCTAATAATCTGTTTGGCATAAAAGGCAGCGGGCCTGCAGGGAGTTTGTCAATCCGGACTACAGAATATAGGAACGGCCAAGCTGTGCAGGTATCTGCGCTTTTCAGAGCCTACAATAACTGGGGCGAGTCTGTGGCTGACCATTCCGCGCTGATTGCCCAGGGTGTATCCTGGAACCGTGCCTTATATAGCAAGGTGATCGGAGTGGACGGCAAATCAGCTGCCAGGGAGATTGCCGCTGCAGGTTATGCAACCGATCCAAATTATGCATCAAAACTGATTCAGATTATGGATGCTTATAATTTGTATCAATACGATGAGCTGAAGGAGGATGAGGAGATGTCGGCTGAAGATAAACAAAGGCTTGCAAGTCTGGAAACGGAGCTTCAGGAGATGCGGGTATTGCTGGCAGGCCTTACGGTAAGCCGGGATACACTCAAAACGGGTGTTCTGGAACAGGGACAGGTGATTAAGGGAGTGACGGAGCGGCTGGCCGTAATAGAAGGCCGTGCTGTTGTAAGCATTCCTGCCTGGGCAGAGCCGGCGGTTCAGGCGGCAGTGGCTGCGGGTTTGCTCGATACCCCTACAGGAGGCAGCTATGATTTCTACCGCATACTGACGGTGCTGAACAGGGCAGGACTGCTGGTTACCAGGAAGGAGGTGTAG
- a CDS encoding holin, which translates to MYNDALNNVLAFASVLAVFVMALVQLVKNSVNLPRNVVPAVGLGIGLLVGAAAYPFTDMNLILRLWAGGLAGLSATGLFELAFNKRSGTTKEE; encoded by the coding sequence ATGTACAACGATGCGCTTAACAATGTGCTGGCATTTGCGTCGGTATTGGCCGTCTTTGTGATGGCGCTGGTTCAACTGGTGAAGAACAGTGTGAATCTTCCGCGCAACGTTGTTCCCGCTGTAGGACTGGGAATTGGACTGCTGGTCGGAGCCGCAGCCTATCCTTTTACCGATATGAATCTTATTCTGCGTTTATGGGCAGGAGGGCTTGCGGGATTATCGGCGACAGGTCTGTTCGAGCTGGCCTTCAATAAGCGGAGCGGGACCACAAAGGAAGAGTAA
- a CDS encoding sporulation protein YjcZ: protein MGADCGYGGNVGGVNVVPVSPWTSTGAILVLYILLVIILSACFY, encoded by the coding sequence ATGGGTGCAGATTGCGGATACGGTGGCAATGTAGGCGGCGTTAATGTGGTTCCGGTAAGTCCTTGGACTTCAACCGGTGCGATTCTGGTACTTTATATCCTGCTGGTCATTATTCTGAGTGCCTGCTTCTACTAG
- a CDS encoding GNAT family N-acetyltransferase, producing the protein MEIRKLLPDELPPMDLLLSADPSELLVKSYLARGDCYIAVHEDEVAGVYVLLPTRPETAELVNVAVAEEYQGKGIGRMLVQQAIETARQTGYTTIELGTGNSSVGQLALYQKCGFRIVGVDFDFFTRHYAESIYENGILCRDMVRLSQDLSGSN; encoded by the coding sequence ATGGAAATCAGAAAATTACTCCCGGATGAATTGCCGCCGATGGATTTGCTGTTATCCGCCGATCCGTCAGAACTGTTGGTGAAGAGCTACCTCGCAAGAGGAGATTGCTATATTGCTGTCCATGAAGATGAAGTAGCGGGTGTGTATGTACTGCTGCCTACCCGACCTGAGACGGCCGAGCTGGTGAATGTGGCGGTTGCTGAAGAATATCAGGGCAAAGGAATCGGCAGAATGCTGGTGCAGCAGGCCATTGAGACGGCGAGGCAAACGGGTTATACAACCATTGAACTGGGGACGGGGAATTCCAGTGTCGGACAGCTGGCATTATACCAGAAATGCGGTTTTCGTATCGTTGGCGTGGATTTTGACTTTTTCACCAGACATTATGCGGAGAGCATCTATGAGAATGGCATACTCTGCAGGGACATGGTGCGGTTATCACAGGATTTGAGTGGCAGCAATTAA